A single genomic interval of Leptospira montravelensis harbors:
- the ahpC gene encoding alkyl hydroperoxide reductase subunit C, whose protein sequence is MSNINTQIPDFTTEAFHNGAFKKISKKDVLGKWSVFVFYPADFTFVCPTELGDVADYYEELQKMGVEVYSVSTDTHFVHKAWHEASDTIKKIKFPMLGDASGKITRGFGVMIEDDGQALRGTFVVNPEGVIKTAEIHDLGIGRSAEELVRKVQAAQYVANNDGEVCPAKWKPGNTTLKPGLDLVGKI, encoded by the coding sequence ATGTCCAATATCAACACTCAAATTCCCGATTTTACTACGGAAGCTTTTCACAATGGTGCTTTTAAAAAAATAAGCAAAAAAGACGTTCTTGGAAAATGGTCGGTTTTTGTTTTTTACCCAGCGGATTTTACATTTGTTTGCCCAACAGAACTTGGCGACGTAGCAGATTATTACGAAGAACTTCAAAAAATGGGAGTTGAAGTGTATTCTGTTTCTACAGATACACATTTTGTTCACAAAGCTTGGCATGAAGCAAGTGACACAATTAAAAAAATCAAATTCCCAATGTTAGGTGATGCTTCTGGAAAGATCACCAGAGGATTCGGAGTGATGATCGAAGATGATGGTCAAGCTCTTAGAGGAACATTTGTAGTAAATCCTGAAGGTGTGATTAAAACTGCGGAAATCCATGATCTTGGAATCGGGCGTTCCGCTGAAGAACTCGTTCGCAAAGTGCAAGCAGCACAATATGTTGCAAACAACGACGGCGAAGTTTGTCCAGCAAAATGGAAACCAGGTAACACAACATTGAAGCCAGGTCTTGACTTGGTAGGAAAAATCTAA
- the ahpF gene encoding alkyl hydroperoxide reductase subunit F: MLDESTKEQVKQYFERIKNPVQIQLFSGDHEKREELIEFLNDIVSLSSNLSLENSAAINDGLRFTILSEGKPTGIEFSGIPMGHEFTSLILAILQSGGNPIKLEEGILSTVSKLTESLHFETFISLDCHNCPEVVQTLNSFALVNPSITHNMIDGAMYPELVKEKNIQGVPAVFLNGKRFLSGKAEASIIFDKLFELYSVPETTEDTAGHSNPTEIYDVTVIGGGPSGVTAAVYSARKGLKTLVIADRLGGQVKDTLGIENIISLPYTTGPELTNVLSEQLNKNQIKKKENVRVLKIEPGKLKTIHLNTGERIVTKTVILSTGAKWRELNVPGEKEFVGKGVAYCPHCDGPFFKDKDVAVVGGGNSGVEAALDLSGIVKSVTLIEFGDKLNADKVLLDKVAESSNIKTLVKAQTTEIQTNAEKVTGLTYKDRSSEKSETIPLDGVFVQIGLVPNSSFVKDLVETNRFGEILVDEKCKTNVDGIFACGDVTNTPYKQIIIAMGEGAKAAISAFEYLLHAA; this comes from the coding sequence ATGTTAGATGAATCAACAAAAGAGCAAGTTAAACAATACTTTGAAAGAATCAAAAATCCAGTGCAGATACAATTGTTTTCTGGAGACCATGAAAAACGTGAAGAATTGATTGAATTTCTAAATGATATTGTTTCTTTAAGTTCTAATCTTTCTTTGGAAAATTCTGCGGCTATCAATGATGGTCTTCGGTTTACCATTCTTTCCGAAGGAAAACCAACGGGAATTGAGTTTTCTGGAATTCCCATGGGACATGAATTTACTTCATTGATTTTGGCAATTTTACAATCTGGTGGTAACCCAATCAAATTGGAAGAGGGAATTCTTTCCACAGTTTCTAAACTTACAGAAAGTTTACACTTTGAAACATTCATTTCTCTTGATTGTCATAACTGTCCTGAAGTGGTTCAAACGCTCAATAGTTTTGCTCTTGTGAATCCTTCTATTACACATAACATGATTGATGGAGCTATGTATCCTGAGTTGGTAAAAGAGAAAAATATCCAAGGGGTTCCTGCGGTTTTTCTAAATGGAAAACGTTTTCTTTCCGGAAAAGCCGAAGCTTCAATTATATTTGATAAACTTTTTGAGTTATATTCTGTACCCGAAACAACCGAAGATACAGCAGGTCATTCTAACCCAACTGAAATTTATGATGTAACCGTGATTGGTGGTGGTCCTTCTGGTGTGACAGCGGCAGTATATTCTGCACGGAAAGGATTAAAAACTCTTGTCATCGCAGATAGGTTAGGTGGTCAAGTGAAAGATACTTTAGGTATTGAAAATATAATTTCCTTACCTTACACGACTGGCCCTGAGTTGACAAATGTATTATCAGAACAGCTTAATAAAAACCAAATCAAAAAGAAAGAAAACGTACGTGTCTTAAAAATTGAACCTGGAAAATTAAAAACCATTCATTTGAATACAGGCGAACGCATTGTTACAAAAACAGTGATCCTATCAACAGGTGCAAAGTGGAGAGAACTCAACGTTCCTGGAGAAAAAGAATTTGTTGGAAAAGGGGTGGCCTATTGTCCTCATTGTGATGGACCGTTTTTTAAAGACAAAGATGTTGCGGTGGTTGGGGGAGGAAACTCAGGAGTTGAGGCAGCATTAGATCTAAGTGGAATTGTAAAGTCAGTGACTTTAATTGAATTTGGTGACAAACTAAATGCAGACAAGGTATTGTTGGATAAAGTGGCTGAGTCTTCCAATATCAAAACTTTAGTAAAAGCGCAGACGACAGAAATTCAAACGAATGCTGAGAAGGTAACTGGACTTACTTACAAAGATAGAAGTTCTGAAAAGTCTGAAACAATACCACTTGATGGTGTGTTTGTCCAAATAGGGCTAGTACCAAACAGTAGTTTTGTGAAAGATTTGGTGGAAACAAATCGTTTCGGTGAAATCTTAGTCGATGAAAAATGTAAAACGAACGTAGATGGAATATTTGCTTGTGGGGATGTGACAAATACACCTTATAAACAAATTATCATAGCAATGGGTGAAGGAGCGAAAGCAGCGATTAGTGCATTCGAATATCTTTTACACGCGGCTTGA
- a CDS encoding LIC20211 family lipoprotein, with protein sequence MKHFFTITCICFLFLGLFNCASSSVGIATSNKPIPNTPYETVKTVEKTFTWYALDFIIFGIPFSEPPVTDLYEKVMEEDSGDALVNIRYWNDKSIFGPLTRYRFTIKGDLVRFPSQTTTKSKK encoded by the coding sequence ATGAAACATTTTTTTACTATAACTTGCATTTGCTTTTTATTTTTGGGTTTATTCAATTGTGCCTCTTCTTCCGTTGGAATTGCCACAAGTAACAAACCAATCCCTAATACTCCATACGAAACAGTAAAAACTGTAGAGAAAACCTTTACCTGGTATGCTCTTGATTTCATCATCTTTGGGATTCCTTTTTCTGAACCACCTGTCACCGATTTGTATGAAAAAGTAATGGAGGAGGACTCAGGTGATGCACTTGTGAATATTCGTTACTGGAATGACAAATCCATTTTTGGACCATTAACTAGGTATCGATTCACTATCAAAGGTGACTTAGTTCGTTTTCCATCGCAAACAACTACTAAAAGCAAAAAATAG
- a CDS encoding PAS domain-containing protein, whose product MRPPPPSLEKQILSAMEEVIFSASFPELEIIYISPSAETLTGYPRDYFTQERDHWKNLIHPEDRSIVETALTSLNAGDKIRIRYRIQTKNNIIKFVQCQGRIIRNESGDILRFDGVIADISELLSLQDIIKNETGEIKQLLLENNILFNGSQDSMFLIEVMDGGEFIIRRINAAYEKATGVNQSSIQGKTPIDLLGEDLGRPVIKNYQNVLEAKTTISYEESIPMPAGTKIWTTALTPIEVDGKFKFIVGASKDITEQKKAENALKESNERYALILEVSSDGWFDWDLVNNTVIYSRRWWLEFGNDEKAENVPIDYWKSLIHPDDLDWVSEFLDNIMLSQRETFEFSFQMKKRKGNYAHVLSRCYIQRDSSGNKIRMVGSNSDLTETKKIEYTLRKAKEMAEAANMAKGNFLANMSHEIRTPLNGIIGFTELLLHSNLSEEQKESLQNIRLSGKSLLSLVNQILDFSKIDSGKMELELISTDLIDLVQSTVDLFKISAASKAIPLKLNLNSQLPQFVSLDPLRIRQVLSNLIGNAIKFTHEGEVIVSVKPIKQIDEFIDIEFSVSDTGIGIDLNSNTKLFDSFSQADTSITRKYGGTGLGLTITSELIQKMNSQLHIESELGKGSKFSFILSLQVNDTGSVSSILFEEKHLSADEPIIVENNLMQSDILVVEDNDLNKKLLSKMLLKRYPQIHLRFATDGADAVRQFQLKVPDLIFMDLQMPIMDGYTATIEIRKLEKGTNKKTPIIALTAGAFFSVKDTAIESGMNDFLTKPISTTDLYSTIEKWLTSSRV is encoded by the coding sequence ATGCGTCCTCCACCGCCTTCATTGGAAAAACAAATTCTCTCTGCTATGGAGGAGGTTATTTTCTCGGCGAGTTTTCCTGAATTAGAAATCATTTATATTAGTCCATCTGCAGAAACACTTACAGGTTACCCTAGAGATTACTTCACACAAGAGCGCGACCACTGGAAAAATTTAATTCACCCAGAAGATAGATCCATTGTCGAAACCGCTTTAACTTCACTTAACGCTGGTGACAAAATTCGCATTCGTTATCGAATCCAAACAAAAAACAATATAATTAAATTTGTACAATGCCAAGGTAGAATCATTCGAAACGAATCTGGAGACATTCTTCGATTTGACGGAGTGATTGCCGATATCTCCGAGTTACTTTCCCTACAAGACATCATTAAAAATGAAACTGGCGAAATAAAACAGTTGTTACTCGAAAATAACATTTTATTCAATGGAAGCCAAGATTCTATGTTCCTAATTGAAGTTATGGATGGTGGGGAATTTATAATTCGCCGCATCAATGCTGCTTATGAAAAAGCAACTGGTGTAAACCAATCATCAATTCAAGGTAAAACTCCCATTGATTTATTAGGTGAAGACTTAGGCAGACCTGTTATTAAAAACTATCAAAATGTTTTAGAAGCAAAAACTACAATTTCCTATGAAGAAAGTATCCCGATGCCTGCGGGAACTAAAATTTGGACCACTGCTCTTACTCCGATAGAAGTAGATGGAAAATTTAAATTCATTGTTGGTGCAAGTAAAGATATTACGGAACAAAAAAAAGCCGAAAATGCTCTCAAGGAATCTAACGAACGCTACGCTCTAATTTTAGAAGTTAGTTCCGATGGTTGGTTTGATTGGGACTTGGTTAATAATACAGTCATCTACTCGAGAAGGTGGTGGTTGGAATTTGGTAACGATGAGAAAGCAGAAAATGTTCCAATTGATTATTGGAAAAGTTTGATCCATCCTGATGATTTGGATTGGGTATCTGAATTTTTAGATAATATTATGCTCTCACAACGGGAAACTTTTGAATTTAGTTTCCAAATGAAAAAAAGAAAAGGAAATTATGCTCATGTATTATCAAGATGTTATATCCAAAGAGATTCTTCTGGTAATAAGATTAGAATGGTTGGTTCCAATTCTGACTTAACAGAAACCAAAAAAATTGAATATACACTGCGAAAAGCAAAAGAAATGGCGGAAGCTGCCAATATGGCCAAAGGAAACTTTTTAGCCAATATGAGTCACGAAATCAGGACACCACTCAATGGTATCATTGGTTTCACAGAACTTTTGTTACACTCAAATCTATCCGAAGAACAAAAAGAATCATTACAAAATATACGTCTTTCTGGAAAAAGTTTATTATCATTAGTGAATCAAATTCTTGATTTTTCTAAAATTGATTCCGGTAAAATGGAACTGGAATTGATAAGCACTGATTTAATCGATTTAGTACAATCGACTGTTGATCTTTTCAAAATTTCAGCGGCTTCCAAAGCCATCCCTTTAAAACTAAATTTAAATTCTCAATTACCTCAATTTGTTTCCTTGGATCCATTACGAATTAGACAAGTTCTTTCCAATTTAATTGGTAATGCCATCAAATTTACGCACGAGGGGGAAGTTATAGTCTCCGTAAAACCAATCAAACAAATAGACGAATTCATTGATATTGAGTTTTCTGTTTCAGATACAGGAATTGGAATTGATCTCAACTCAAATACAAAATTATTTGATTCTTTTTCACAAGCTGATACTTCTATCACACGTAAATATGGTGGCACTGGCCTTGGCTTAACGATCACAAGTGAACTGATTCAAAAAATGAATTCCCAACTACATATCGAAAGTGAACTTGGGAAAGGAAGTAAATTCAGTTTTATACTATCATTACAAGTGAATGATACGGGCTCGGTATCATCAATCTTATTTGAAGAGAAACATTTATCTGCCGATGAACCTATAATCGTGGAAAACAATCTAATGCAAAGTGACATTTTGGTAGTAGAAGATAATGATTTAAATAAAAAGCTATTATCAAAAATGTTATTAAAAAGATATCCGCAAATTCACTTGCGTTTTGCTACTGATGGAGCCGATGCAGTAAGACAATTCCAACTAAAAGTTCCAGATTTAATATTTATGGATTTACAAATGCCAATTATGGATGGTTATACGGCAACGATCGAAATTAGAAAATTAGAAAAAGGCACAAACAAAAAAACTCCCATCATTGCCCTAACGGCTGGAGCCTTTTTTTCTGTAAAAGATACAGCAATAGAATCAGGTATGAATGATTTTCTCACCAAGCCGATATCTACCACTGATCTTTATTCTACGATTGAAAAATGGCTGACTTCAAGCCGCGTGTAA
- a CDS encoding hydrogen peroxide-inducible genes activator — protein sequence MTITQLRYIVALDQFKSFAKAAEHCLVAQPTLSLQIQKVEQELGFELFDRKKNPVITTKLGKAVVDQAKNTLKEADKLFEIAGQWKDEPAGSISIGIIPTVSNYLIPSIYQSLQTEFSKVNFRISELPTLTILEKLESEEIDLGILATPLKIPNIVEHPLYYEPFVVYYPKDAKEKSSSVSMKHIEKYPLLVLGEEHCFRHQSLKICNRNSLAKIESGSVETLKRMVDMGIGVTLLPKLSVNTTSDRVVPFSSPEPAREISLVYKKGFYKTRILKKLTSLILGVIPNEYHSKEKFKIIGVSLNQD from the coding sequence ATGACAATCACTCAACTTAGATATATCGTAGCTTTGGATCAGTTTAAAAGTTTTGCAAAGGCCGCCGAACATTGTTTAGTTGCACAACCAACGTTGAGTTTACAAATTCAAAAGGTAGAACAGGAACTTGGTTTCGAATTATTCGATCGAAAAAAAAATCCAGTCATTACAACCAAATTGGGAAAAGCGGTGGTTGACCAGGCAAAAAATACCTTAAAAGAAGCCGACAAACTCTTTGAAATCGCAGGGCAATGGAAAGATGAACCAGCAGGAAGTATATCTATTGGTATTATTCCCACTGTAAGTAATTATCTAATTCCCTCTATTTACCAAAGTTTACAGACGGAATTTTCAAAAGTTAATTTTCGAATATCTGAATTACCAACATTAACTATTCTTGAAAAATTAGAATCGGAAGAAATTGATTTAGGGATTCTTGCCACTCCGCTTAAAATTCCAAATATCGTGGAACACCCGCTTTATTATGAACCCTTTGTAGTTTATTATCCAAAAGATGCCAAAGAAAAATCCAGTTCGGTTTCAATGAAACATATAGAAAAATATCCTCTTCTTGTGTTAGGTGAAGAGCATTGTTTTAGGCACCAGTCATTAAAAATTTGTAACAGAAATTCCCTTGCCAAAATTGAAAGTGGGAGTGTAGAAACTCTCAAACGAATGGTGGATATGGGGATTGGTGTGACACTATTGCCTAAATTGTCAGTGAATACAACTTCTGATCGTGTTGTTCCATTTAGTTCACCGGAACCGGCAAGAGAGATTAGTTTGGTATATAAAAAAGGATTTTATAAAACTAGAATTTTGAAAAAACTCACAAGTTTGATTTTAGGTGTGATTCCTAACGAATACCATTCGAAAGAAAAGTTTAAAATTATTGGTGTGTCATTAAACCAAGATTAA
- a CDS encoding LytR/AlgR family response regulator transcription factor translates to MEPSSYSVLIIEDEYPARMLMMDYVMNCSELKLAGIAESGDKALNLLGEKHFDLVFMDINLPAVNGMDILRKEHIGSTFFIITTAYSEHAVEAFDLDATDYLLKPFSFERFRKSVDKALRFLQETKHNKQPSQGKLTNLKIQSDSAVFLLALDDIQFISANNKSCVIHTSQKDYETSKLLKEIEEKLPSDQFIRIHKGFLVNLNYVASLRYDKGGSYTIQLRNEDETTLPVGRSFAQNLKEALKL, encoded by the coding sequence ATGGAACCATCCTCCTATTCTGTATTAATCATCGAAGACGAATATCCAGCAAGGATGCTCATGATGGATTACGTTATGAACTGTTCAGAGTTAAAATTGGCAGGTATTGCAGAAAGTGGAGACAAAGCATTAAATCTACTAGGTGAAAAACATTTTGATTTAGTTTTTATGGATATCAATCTTCCTGCAGTGAACGGGATGGATATTTTAAGAAAAGAACATATCGGGTCCACTTTTTTTATTATTACAACTGCATACAGTGAACACGCTGTAGAAGCATTTGATTTAGATGCAACTGATTATTTGCTAAAGCCATTTTCATTTGAAAGGTTTAGAAAGTCCGTAGACAAAGCATTGCGTTTTTTGCAAGAAACAAAACATAACAAACAACCTTCCCAAGGAAAATTAACAAATCTCAAAATACAATCAGATTCTGCTGTATTTTTACTCGCACTTGACGATATACAATTTATTTCAGCGAATAACAAAAGTTGCGTGATTCACACTTCACAAAAAGATTACGAAACTTCAAAATTACTCAAAGAAATTGAAGAAAAATTGCCATCAGATCAATTCATACGTATCCACAAGGGATTTTTAGTTAATTTGAATTATGTGGCGAGCCTTCGGTATGACAAAGGTGGATCTTACACTATACAGCTTAGAAATGAGGATGAAACGACACTCCCCGTAGGCCGTTCCTTTGCTCAAAACCTAAAAGAAGCCCTTAAATTGTAG
- a CDS encoding PP2C family protein-serine/threonine phosphatase, translating to MRLLSFVFPILLTAVFSLSSEPLKVSPKYLTPLSEAWTFTSQGKTIPIQVGKGLALQGMNPPVHGFYKTTFYYEPNNKPLGIYLDRIQEVDKLFVNGILLGETGSVSSDGFYSPNWYYKRLYFIPSSVLKVNDVNELELEIHFRNKTFQGGLFRKVPVIGNYEQLQEFIIKEDGRDFCFIMLFFGIGAYQIFSILLKRQAKSNFYLLISALIFVMWRLPLLNISYTYTNFSFFFWLKVFFTAQTLLPVSIFLFSYSLFQTKLQLKERLLIFFLLCLAFLQTWELEIPTRILLLRIWEFSLILVVFFIIRGVIRAAKEKKAEAYFLTIGFICICIGTTIDIIIDVTSGKNIYLTQYGFLILMILSGVAISYRHAKNEKELSILTKDLEIRVRERTLELREKNQDLEQDLFFASQLQSYLLPKEHPNTNGIRIHTTYLPMKQVGGDLYDWVELDENRLLLLIADVAGHGVPAAFVSSMVKVQFRESTKNINSPKEVLEHMNQALTSLVSRYFITACCALIDTNSKTITFSTAGHPNPLIYNRVKGKFEFMNIKGPIIGWRDSFTYDEWTHKTETGDRYFFFTDGVTEARAENKLFGESKILDLLERGKDKDIKTLSQEIIVQISKFSEEELKDDVTFFFIDLT from the coding sequence ATGAGACTCCTCTCATTTGTTTTCCCCATTTTACTTACCGCAGTATTTTCGCTCTCCTCGGAACCACTAAAAGTAAGTCCGAAGTACCTTACGCCACTGTCAGAGGCTTGGACTTTTACGTCCCAAGGGAAAACCATTCCTATCCAGGTCGGGAAAGGTCTTGCTTTACAAGGTATGAACCCACCTGTCCACGGTTTTTATAAAACAACCTTCTACTATGAACCAAATAACAAACCTCTTGGTATTTACTTAGACAGAATTCAAGAAGTCGACAAACTTTTTGTGAATGGGATATTGTTAGGAGAAACTGGTTCTGTCTCTAGTGATGGATTTTATTCTCCAAACTGGTATTACAAACGTCTTTATTTTATCCCGAGCTCAGTTCTTAAAGTCAACGATGTCAATGAACTAGAATTGGAAATTCATTTTCGAAACAAAACTTTTCAAGGCGGATTGTTTAGAAAAGTTCCAGTCATCGGGAATTATGAACAATTACAGGAATTCATCATCAAAGAAGATGGCCGTGATTTTTGTTTTATCATGTTGTTTTTTGGAATTGGTGCTTACCAGATTTTTTCCATTTTACTCAAAAGACAGGCGAAATCCAATTTTTATCTTCTAATTTCTGCACTAATTTTTGTTATGTGGCGATTGCCACTTTTAAACATAAGTTATACTTACACAAATTTTTCATTTTTCTTTTGGTTAAAAGTATTTTTCACCGCACAAACTTTACTTCCTGTATCTATATTTTTATTTAGTTATTCTTTATTTCAAACTAAACTCCAACTCAAAGAAAGATTGCTGATTTTTTTCCTACTTTGTCTTGCATTTTTGCAAACCTGGGAATTGGAAATCCCAACAAGAATTTTATTACTTCGAATTTGGGAATTCTCATTGATCCTGGTCGTATTTTTTATCATTCGTGGGGTCATTCGAGCTGCTAAAGAAAAAAAAGCAGAAGCCTACTTTCTAACCATTGGTTTCATTTGTATCTGCATTGGCACTACTATCGATATCATTATTGATGTGACTTCTGGAAAAAATATATACCTTACGCAATATGGTTTTTTAATATTAATGATTCTTTCAGGAGTCGCAATCTCTTATCGACATGCAAAAAATGAAAAAGAACTTTCTATCCTCACAAAGGATTTAGAGATTCGAGTTCGAGAAAGAACTTTAGAACTCCGTGAAAAAAATCAGGACTTAGAACAAGATTTATTTTTTGCCTCACAACTTCAAAGTTATTTACTACCGAAAGAACATCCGAACACCAATGGAATTCGAATCCATACAACATACTTACCAATGAAACAAGTAGGTGGTGATTTGTATGATTGGGTTGAATTGGATGAAAACCGTCTGCTTTTGTTAATCGCAGATGTTGCTGGACACGGAGTGCCAGCGGCCTTTGTTTCTTCTATGGTGAAGGTGCAATTTAGAGAATCTACTAAAAATATCAATTCACCAAAAGAAGTTTTGGAACATATGAACCAAGCACTGACTTCACTTGTAAGTAGATACTTTATCACCGCATGTTGTGCATTGATTGACACAAATTCAAAAACAATTACTTTTTCTACAGCTGGCCATCCAAATCCTCTCATTTACAATCGAGTCAAAGGTAAATTTGAATTTATGAATATCAAAGGCCCTATCATTGGATGGAGAGATTCATTTACTTACGATGAATGGACTCATAAAACGGAAACGGGTGATCGTTACTTTTTTTTCACCGATGGTGTTACAGAAGCTCGCGCTGAAAATAAATTGTTTGGTGAAAGCAAAATACTTGATTTACTGGAAAGAGGAAAAGACAAGGATATAAAAACATTATCACAAGAAATTATCGTACAAATTTCAAAGTTTTCCGAAGAGGAACTTAAAGATGATGTCACATTTTTCTTTATTGATTTAACTTAA